One Bombus pyrosoma isolate SC7728 linkage group LG11, ASM1482585v1, whole genome shotgun sequence DNA segment encodes these proteins:
- the LOC122573140 gene encoding trithorax group protein osa-like isoform X2, translating to MIGINQTIRFSMFALLIAMVIVGSGAHEGSGGSSSLAYSSASASANAYAGADASAFSLSNAFTGIGSLPAVDGSHDGHKGIRSYDNTGYNGNNQPNSGVKGNQRGGCPKCKWEDDDYWEKDEDETEPEEEDEDDCDDGDDGQYRKHDHYHGQKNKGGSPPGVQKLGVLNSNGQGPHTGVSATSNAASSGSGVPFGTTPVKGGRPETGSSSSGSPWNKAFPVTGQQPGSGWNTGSATTPKPAWNQGFGGSPGTASHPSNSWNSGSLPNADVSSPTSDGSWNSGPKTGSACSGNYQHGTGCAQGSSGVGPVKQSPVPFSGSNPANVQKQSPVHSTGPTAVYNPQGSPAGCSSSPYDASCADKSVDQTKPHDSPFASSYGPNPTQGQYPVSGSPQSSPAGSPRGSPAGQGRYPGSGSPQSNLPGSTYGSPVGQGQYPTSGSPQSSPSGPPYGSPAGQGQYPASGTPQSSPSSPSLGSPAGQGQYPGSGLPKSSPSGSPYGSPAGQGQYPGSGLPKSSPSGSPYGSPVGQGQYPTSGSPQSSPSGSPHGSPAGQGQYPASGTPQSSPSSPSLGSPTGQGQYPGSGLPKSSPSGSPYGSPAGQGQYPGSGLPKSSPSGSPYGSPVGQGQYPGSGSPQSSPSSSPHGSPAGQGQYPGSGLPKSNTGQGSDTGPYGGSPWNSGNTARPGSLGNSVHSTGPQNSNANAVASSIAYAGTGAPTAGNGFDSSHPASGPSTSNPVYSHGIPSYGSPSANTQTPGSTVSPNGNVPYGTQKPNYTGVKGGSSGTAPKHGTPKDGDSKIFYVNVNPVPGSPAGVKPHASTGAPYSDTGKTPPSYQPAPYRGTGRTKPSYQPTPHDNIGTAKPSYQPAPYGGTGTAKPSYQPAPYGGTGTTKPSYQPAPYGGTGTTKPSYQPAPHDNTGTAKPSYQPAPYGGTGTAKPSYQPAPYGGTGTTKPSYQPAPHDNIGTAKPSYQPAPYGGAGTTKPSYQPAPYGGTGTTKPSYQPAPHDNTGTAKPSYQPAPYGGTGTAKPSYQPAPYGGPSTTKPSHELNSYPSGETDKGCTNESQGCGIGSGCSSGISLNGSPDYKPCSPNDLSVGVNKASKPLGGFEANPNDFSQSPQQITPGTGPQGCTSGTSNGCTSGPSNPSYVYKTETKNRIPGEGVGSYPSNPFLTGKIPSSGGPQLTATSKPVGYGNPFLQGTGAVAGAGAWSHAGIGVAANPGSDGKNVVSIGGQAPKPIGKDNPFLNGLGHGRGDIGIDATPNSIPGGPFAPDSNMGNSGLSQTNFGDKTQGHSNHYPGSIWNSGSTNDGSSSAVRNPSTTNRGSGSGGGVGVGPGGFGNVFGGALSGAFSSAQASSHANSGSGVAPDTGFGHANSGSWASSGASAGSQAGSSALSSSGASAYASSSASSWAGAHPTFVKG from the exons ATGATCGGGATAAATCAAACAATCCGGTTCTCGATGTTCGCCCTTCTAATCGCCATGGTCATTGTTGGTTCAG GAGCGCACGAAGGAAGTGGCGGAAGCAGTAGTCTAGCGTACA GCAGCGCTTCGGCGTCCGCAAACGCATACGCGGGTGCAGATGCAAGCGCATTCTCGTTGAGTAACGCATTTACTGGAATCGGAAGCCTACCTGCGGTTGATGGGAGTCATGACGGGCACAAAGGTATTCGCAGTTACGACAACACTGGCTACAATGGCAATAATCAGCCAAACAGTGGAGTCAAAGGAAATCAGCGTGGTGGTTGTCCTAAGTGCAAGTGGGAAGATGACGATTACTGGGAAAAAGACGAGGATGAAACTGAaccagaagaagaagacgaagacgatTGCGACGACGGGGACGATGGACAGTATAGAAAACACGATCATTATCACGgacagaaaaataaaggagGATCGCCTCCGGGCGTACAGAAATTAGGAGTGCTTAATTCCAACGGTCAAGGACCACACACGGGAGTCAGCGCCACATCAAATGCTGCGAGCAGTGGAAGTGGCGTTCCATTTGGAACAACGCCAGTTAAAGGAGGACGCCCTGAAACTGGGAGCTCGAGCTCAGGTTCACCATGGAACAAAGCGTTCCCTGTAACCGGTCAGCAACCTGGATCGGGATGGAACACAGGCTCTGCAACTACGCCGAAACCCGCCTGGAACCAAGGGTTCGGTGGTTCACCTGGAACAGCTTCGCATCCTTCTAACAGTTGGAATTCTGGAAGTTTACCGAATGCGGATGTATCGAGTCCTACCAGCGATGGAAGCTGGAATAGTGGTCCAAAAACAGGTTCTGCATGCTCCGGCAATTATCAACACGGCACCGGCTGTGCTCAAG GTTCAAGCGGTGTTGGTCCTGTAAAACAATCTCCAGTGCCATTCTCTGGCAGCAATCCTGCAAATGTTCAGAAGCAAAGTCCTGTTCATTCCACGGGTCCAACAGCAGTATATAATCCTCAGGGATCTCCAGCCGGATGTTCCAGCAGTCCTTATGATGCCAGTTGTGCCGATAAATCTGTTGATCAAACGAAACCACATGACAGTCCCTTTGCATCATCCTATGGGCCAAATCCGACACAAGGCCAGTATCCTGTAAGTGGATCGCCTCAAAGCAGTCCTGCCGGTTCTCCGCGTGGTTCTCCAGCTGGACAAGGGCGATATCCGGGAAGTGGATCGCCCCAAAGCAATCTGCCCGGTTCTACATACGGTTCGCCGGTGGGACAAGGCCAATATCCTACAAGCGGATCGCCTCAAAGCAGTCCTTCCGGTCCTCCATACGGCTCTCCGGCGGGACAAGGCCAATATCCTGCAAGCGGGACGCCTCAAAGCAGTCCTTCCAGTCCTTCGCTCGGTTCTCCTGCGGGACAAGGGCAATATCCTGGTAGTGGATTGCCGAAAAGTAGTCCTTCCGGTTCTCCATACGGTTCTCCCGCGGGACAAGGGCAATATCCTGGTAGTGGATTACCGAAAAGTAGTCCTTCCGGTTCTCCATACGGTTCTCCCGTAGGACAAGGCCAATATCCTACAAGCGGATCGCCTCAAAGTAGTCCTTCGGGTTCTCCGCACGGTTCTCCCGCGGGACAAGGGCAATATCCTGCAAGTGGGACGCCTCAAAGCAGTCCTTCCAGTCCTTCGCTCGGTTCTCCTACGGGACAAGGGCAATATCCTGGTAGTGGATTGCCGAAAAGTAGTCCTTCCGGTTCTCCATACGGTTCTCCCGCGGGACAAGGGCAATATCCTGGTAGTGGATTGCCGAAAAGTAGTCCTTCCGGTTCTCCATACGGTTCTCCCGTAGGACAAGGCCAATATCCGGGAAGTGGATCGCCTCAAAGCAGTCCTTCAAGTTCTCCGCACGGTTCTCCCGCGGGACAAGGACAATATCCTGGTAGTGGGTTGCCGAAAAGTAACACTGGGCAGGGTTCCGATACGGGACCATATGGAGGATCTCCATGGAACTCTGGAAATACAGCCAGACCGGGAAGCTTAGGAAATTCAGTACATTCGACAGGCCCTCAAAATTCTAATGCAAACGCTGTAGCTTCAAGCATAGCGTACGCGGGAACTGGTGCGCCGACCGCTGGAAACGGTTTTGATTCTAGTCATCCTGCAAGCGGTCCATCGACTTCCAATCCCGTTTATTCACACGGCATTCCTTCTTATGGGTCTCCATCTGCGAATACACAGACGCCTGGGTCTACAGTTTCTCCAAACGGAAACGTTCCTTACGGAACTCAAAAACCTAATTACACTGGTGTTAAAGGAGGTTCTTCGGGTACAGCACCTAAACACGGTACTCCCAAAGACGGAGATAGTAAGATATTTTATGTGAACGTAAATCCTGTACCAGGAAGCCCTGCAGGGGTTAAACCTCATGCATCTACGGGTGCACCTTACAGTGATACCGGAAAAACACCACCTTCTTACCAACCTGCTCCTTATAGGGGTACCGGAAGGACAAAGCCCTCTTATCAGCCTACTCCTCATGATAATATCGGAACGGCAAAGCCTTCTTACCAACCTGCTCCTTATGGGGGTACCGGAACGGCAAAACCTTCTTACCAACCTGCTCCTTATGGGGGCACCGGAACGACAAAGCCCTCTTATCAGCCTGCTCCTTATGGGGGTACCGGAACGACAAAGCCCTCTTATCAGCCTGCTCCTCATGATAATACCGGAACGGCAAAGCCTTCTTACCAACCTGCTCCTTATGGGGGTACCGGAACGGCAAAGCCTTCTTACCAACCTGCTCCTTATGGGGGTACCGGAACGACAAAGCCCTCTTATCAGCCTGCTCCTCATGATAATATCGGAACGGCAAAGCCTTCTTACCAACCTGCTCCTTATGGGGGTGCCGGAACGACAAAGCCTTCTTACCAACCTGCTCCTTATGGGGGTACCGGAACGACAAAGCCCTCTTATCAGCCTGCTCCTCATGATAATACCGGAACGGCAAAGCCTTCTTACCAACCTGCTCCCTATGGGGGTACCGGAACGGCAAAGCCTTCTTACCAACCTGCTCCTTATGGTGGCCCCAGCACAACAAAGCCTTCGCATGAACTTAATTCTTATCCATCGGGAGAAACAGATAAGGGTTGCACAAATGAATCTCAAGGTTGTGGAATTGGGAGCGGATGCAGCAGTGGAATAAGTCTGAATGGATCTCCAGATTACAAGCCTTGTAGTCCAAACGATCTTTCAGTAGGTGTTAATAAGGCTTCTAAACCATTAGGAGGTTTTGAGGCAAACCCAAATGATTTTTCGCAAAGTCCTCAACAAATCACACCTGGAACTGGTCCGCAAGGTTGTACATCTGGAACCAGCAACGGGTGTACCTCTGGACCAAGCAATCCTTCATACGTTTACAAGACTGAAACAAAGAATAGAATTCCTGGAGAAGGAGTAGGGTCGTATCCGTCGAACCCTTTCTTAACTGGAAAGATTCCTAGTTCTG GTGGTCCTCAGCTAACAGCTACTAGTAAGCCAGTCGGTTATGGAAATCCCTTCCTGCAAGGAACTGGTGCAGTCGCGGGAGCGGGAGCTTGGAGTCATGCTGGTATAGGAGTAGCAGCTAATCCAGGCAGCGATGGCAAGAACGTTGTTTCGATCGGAGGACAGGCACCTAAGCCTATTGGCAAAGATAATCCTTTCCTTAATGGATTAGGACACGGAAGGGGAGACATCGGAATTGACGCCACGCCTAATTCAATTCCTGGAGGGCCGTTTGCTCCAGACAGTAACATGGGTAATAGCGGACTGAGTCAAACGAACTTTGGCGATAAAACACAAGGACATTCCAATCATTACCCTGGCTCGATTTGGAATTCAGGTTCAACGAACGACGGAAGCTCATCAGCCGTGAGAAATCCATCCACAACAAACCGTGGCTCGGGAAGCGGAGGAGGTGTTGGAGTCGGTCCGGGAGGATTTGGAAATGTTTTCGGTGGTGCACTTTCTGGAGCTTTTAGCAGTGCACAAGCTTCTTCACACGCCAATTCTGGTTCTGGAGTTG CACCAGATACGGGTTTCGGACATGCAAACAGTGGAAGTTGGGCTTCCAGTGGAGCGTCGGCAGGAAGTCAAGCTGGAAGCAGTGCCTTGTCCTCCAGCGGTGCTTCCGCTTATGCGAGTAGCAGTGCTAGCA GCTGGGCAGGTGCACATCCCACTTTCGTGAAAGGCTAA
- the LOC122573140 gene encoding fibroin heavy chain-like isoform X5 produces MIGINQTIRFSMFALLIAMVIVGSGAHEGSGGSSSLAYSSASASANAYAGADASAFSLSNAFTGIGSLPAVDGSHDGHKGIRSYDNTGYNGNNQPNSGVKGNQRGGCPKCKWEDDDYWEKDEDETEPEEEDEDDCDDGDDGQYRKHDHYHGQKNKGGSPPGVQKLGVLNSNGQGPHTGVSATSNAASSGSGVPFGTTPVKGGRPETGSSSSGSPWNKAFPVTGQQPGSGWNTGSATTPKPAWNQGFGGSPGTASHPSNSWNSGSLPNADVSSPTSDGSWNSGPKTGSACSGNYQHGTGCAQGSSGVGPVKQSPVPFSGSNPANVQKQSPVHSTGPTAVYNPQGSPAGCSSSPYDASCADKSVDQTKPHDSPFASSYGPNPTQGQYPVSGSPQSSPAGSPRGSPAGQGRYPGSGSPQSNLPGSTYGSPVGQGQYPTSGSPQSSPSGPPYGSPAGQGQYPASGTPQSSPSSPSLGSPAGQGQYPGSGLPKSSPSGSPYGSPAGQGQYPGSGLPKSSPSGSPYGSPVGQGQYPTSGSPQSSPSGSPHGSPAGQGQYPASGTPQSSPSSPSLGSPTGQGQYPGSGLPKSSPSGSPYGSPAGQGQYPGSGLPKSSPSGSPYGSPVGQGQYPGSGSPQSSPSSSPHGSPAGQGQYPGSGLPKSNTGQGSDTGPYGGSPWNSGNTARPGSLGNSVHSTGPQNSNANAVASSIAYAGTGAPTAGNGFDSSHPASGPSTSNPVYSHGIPSYGSPSANTQTPGSTVSPNGNVPYGTQKPNYTGVKGGSSGTAPKHGTPKDGDSKIFYVNVNPVPGSPAGVKPHASTGAPYSDTGKTPPSYQPAPYRGTGRTKPSYQPTPHDNIGTAKPSYQPAPYGGTGTAKPSYQPAPYGGTGTTKPSYQPAPYGGTGTTKPSYQPAPHDNTGTAKPSYQPAPYGGTGTAKPSYQPAPYGGTGTTKPSYQPAPHDNIGTAKPSYQPAPYGGAGTTKPSYQPAPYGGTGTTKPSYQPAPHDNTGTAKPSYQPAPYGGTGTAKPSYQPAPYGGPSTTKPSHELNSYPSGETDKGCTNESQGCGIGSGCSSGISLNGSPDYKPCSPNDLSVGVNKASKPLGGFEANPNDFSQSPQQITPGTGPQGCTSGTSNGCTSGPSNPSYVYKTETKNRIPGEGVGSYPSNPFLTGKIPSSGAGGPQLTATSKPVGYGNPFLQGTGAVAGAGAWSHAGIGVAANPGSDGKNVVSIGGQAPKPIGKDNPFLNGLGHGRGDIGIDATPNSIPGGPFAPDSNMGSTNDGSSSAVRNPSTTNRGSGSGGGVGVGPGGFGNVFGGALSGAFSSAQASSHANSGSGVAPDTGFGHANSGSWASSGASAGSQAGSSALSSSGASAYASSSASSWAGAHPTFVKG; encoded by the exons ATGATCGGGATAAATCAAACAATCCGGTTCTCGATGTTCGCCCTTCTAATCGCCATGGTCATTGTTGGTTCAG GAGCGCACGAAGGAAGTGGCGGAAGCAGTAGTCTAGCGTACA GCAGCGCTTCGGCGTCCGCAAACGCATACGCGGGTGCAGATGCAAGCGCATTCTCGTTGAGTAACGCATTTACTGGAATCGGAAGCCTACCTGCGGTTGATGGGAGTCATGACGGGCACAAAGGTATTCGCAGTTACGACAACACTGGCTACAATGGCAATAATCAGCCAAACAGTGGAGTCAAAGGAAATCAGCGTGGTGGTTGTCCTAAGTGCAAGTGGGAAGATGACGATTACTGGGAAAAAGACGAGGATGAAACTGAaccagaagaagaagacgaagacgatTGCGACGACGGGGACGATGGACAGTATAGAAAACACGATCATTATCACGgacagaaaaataaaggagGATCGCCTCCGGGCGTACAGAAATTAGGAGTGCTTAATTCCAACGGTCAAGGACCACACACGGGAGTCAGCGCCACATCAAATGCTGCGAGCAGTGGAAGTGGCGTTCCATTTGGAACAACGCCAGTTAAAGGAGGACGCCCTGAAACTGGGAGCTCGAGCTCAGGTTCACCATGGAACAAAGCGTTCCCTGTAACCGGTCAGCAACCTGGATCGGGATGGAACACAGGCTCTGCAACTACGCCGAAACCCGCCTGGAACCAAGGGTTCGGTGGTTCACCTGGAACAGCTTCGCATCCTTCTAACAGTTGGAATTCTGGAAGTTTACCGAATGCGGATGTATCGAGTCCTACCAGCGATGGAAGCTGGAATAGTGGTCCAAAAACAGGTTCTGCATGCTCCGGCAATTATCAACACGGCACCGGCTGTGCTCAAG GTTCAAGCGGTGTTGGTCCTGTAAAACAATCTCCAGTGCCATTCTCTGGCAGCAATCCTGCAAATGTTCAGAAGCAAAGTCCTGTTCATTCCACGGGTCCAACAGCAGTATATAATCCTCAGGGATCTCCAGCCGGATGTTCCAGCAGTCCTTATGATGCCAGTTGTGCCGATAAATCTGTTGATCAAACGAAACCACATGACAGTCCCTTTGCATCATCCTATGGGCCAAATCCGACACAAGGCCAGTATCCTGTAAGTGGATCGCCTCAAAGCAGTCCTGCCGGTTCTCCGCGTGGTTCTCCAGCTGGACAAGGGCGATATCCGGGAAGTGGATCGCCCCAAAGCAATCTGCCCGGTTCTACATACGGTTCGCCGGTGGGACAAGGCCAATATCCTACAAGCGGATCGCCTCAAAGCAGTCCTTCCGGTCCTCCATACGGCTCTCCGGCGGGACAAGGCCAATATCCTGCAAGCGGGACGCCTCAAAGCAGTCCTTCCAGTCCTTCGCTCGGTTCTCCTGCGGGACAAGGGCAATATCCTGGTAGTGGATTGCCGAAAAGTAGTCCTTCCGGTTCTCCATACGGTTCTCCCGCGGGACAAGGGCAATATCCTGGTAGTGGATTACCGAAAAGTAGTCCTTCCGGTTCTCCATACGGTTCTCCCGTAGGACAAGGCCAATATCCTACAAGCGGATCGCCTCAAAGTAGTCCTTCGGGTTCTCCGCACGGTTCTCCCGCGGGACAAGGGCAATATCCTGCAAGTGGGACGCCTCAAAGCAGTCCTTCCAGTCCTTCGCTCGGTTCTCCTACGGGACAAGGGCAATATCCTGGTAGTGGATTGCCGAAAAGTAGTCCTTCCGGTTCTCCATACGGTTCTCCCGCGGGACAAGGGCAATATCCTGGTAGTGGATTGCCGAAAAGTAGTCCTTCCGGTTCTCCATACGGTTCTCCCGTAGGACAAGGCCAATATCCGGGAAGTGGATCGCCTCAAAGCAGTCCTTCAAGTTCTCCGCACGGTTCTCCCGCGGGACAAGGACAATATCCTGGTAGTGGGTTGCCGAAAAGTAACACTGGGCAGGGTTCCGATACGGGACCATATGGAGGATCTCCATGGAACTCTGGAAATACAGCCAGACCGGGAAGCTTAGGAAATTCAGTACATTCGACAGGCCCTCAAAATTCTAATGCAAACGCTGTAGCTTCAAGCATAGCGTACGCGGGAACTGGTGCGCCGACCGCTGGAAACGGTTTTGATTCTAGTCATCCTGCAAGCGGTCCATCGACTTCCAATCCCGTTTATTCACACGGCATTCCTTCTTATGGGTCTCCATCTGCGAATACACAGACGCCTGGGTCTACAGTTTCTCCAAACGGAAACGTTCCTTACGGAACTCAAAAACCTAATTACACTGGTGTTAAAGGAGGTTCTTCGGGTACAGCACCTAAACACGGTACTCCCAAAGACGGAGATAGTAAGATATTTTATGTGAACGTAAATCCTGTACCAGGAAGCCCTGCAGGGGTTAAACCTCATGCATCTACGGGTGCACCTTACAGTGATACCGGAAAAACACCACCTTCTTACCAACCTGCTCCTTATAGGGGTACCGGAAGGACAAAGCCCTCTTATCAGCCTACTCCTCATGATAATATCGGAACGGCAAAGCCTTCTTACCAACCTGCTCCTTATGGGGGTACCGGAACGGCAAAACCTTCTTACCAACCTGCTCCTTATGGGGGCACCGGAACGACAAAGCCCTCTTATCAGCCTGCTCCTTATGGGGGTACCGGAACGACAAAGCCCTCTTATCAGCCTGCTCCTCATGATAATACCGGAACGGCAAAGCCTTCTTACCAACCTGCTCCTTATGGGGGTACCGGAACGGCAAAGCCTTCTTACCAACCTGCTCCTTATGGGGGTACCGGAACGACAAAGCCCTCTTATCAGCCTGCTCCTCATGATAATATCGGAACGGCAAAGCCTTCTTACCAACCTGCTCCTTATGGGGGTGCCGGAACGACAAAGCCTTCTTACCAACCTGCTCCTTATGGGGGTACCGGAACGACAAAGCCCTCTTATCAGCCTGCTCCTCATGATAATACCGGAACGGCAAAGCCTTCTTACCAACCTGCTCCCTATGGGGGTACCGGAACGGCAAAGCCTTCTTACCAACCTGCTCCTTATGGTGGCCCCAGCACAACAAAGCCTTCGCATGAACTTAATTCTTATCCATCGGGAGAAACAGATAAGGGTTGCACAAATGAATCTCAAGGTTGTGGAATTGGGAGCGGATGCAGCAGTGGAATAAGTCTGAATGGATCTCCAGATTACAAGCCTTGTAGTCCAAACGATCTTTCAGTAGGTGTTAATAAGGCTTCTAAACCATTAGGAGGTTTTGAGGCAAACCCAAATGATTTTTCGCAAAGTCCTCAACAAATCACACCTGGAACTGGTCCGCAAGGTTGTACATCTGGAACCAGCAACGGGTGTACCTCTGGACCAAGCAATCCTTCATACGTTTACAAGACTGAAACAAAGAATAGAATTCCTGGAGAAGGAGTAGGGTCGTATCCGTCGAACCCTTTCTTAACTGGAAAGATTCCTAGTTCTGGTGCTG GTGGTCCTCAGCTAACAGCTACTAGTAAGCCAGTCGGTTATGGAAATCCCTTCCTGCAAGGAACTGGTGCAGTCGCGGGAGCGGGAGCTTGGAGTCATGCTGGTATAGGAGTAGCAGCTAATCCAGGCAGCGATGGCAAGAACGTTGTTTCGATCGGAGGACAGGCACCTAAGCCTATTGGCAAAGATAATCCTTTCCTTAATGGATTAGGACACGGAAGGGGAGACATCGGAATTGACGCCACGCCTAATTCAATTCCTGGAGGGCCGTTTGCTCCAGACAGTAACATGG GTTCAACGAACGACGGAAGCTCATCAGCCGTGAGAAATCCATCCACAACAAACCGTGGCTCGGGAAGCGGAGGAGGTGTTGGAGTCGGTCCGGGAGGATTTGGAAATGTTTTCGGTGGTGCACTTTCTGGAGCTTTTAGCAGTGCACAAGCTTCTTCACACGCCAATTCTGGTTCTGGAGTTG CACCAGATACGGGTTTCGGACATGCAAACAGTGGAAGTTGGGCTTCCAGTGGAGCGTCGGCAGGAAGTCAAGCTGGAAGCAGTGCCTTGTCCTCCAGCGGTGCTTCCGCTTATGCGAGTAGCAGTGCTAGCA GCTGGGCAGGTGCACATCCCACTTTCGTGAAAGGCTAA